A single window of Watersipora subatra chromosome 9, tzWatSuba1.1, whole genome shotgun sequence DNA harbors:
- the LOC137405283 gene encoding uncharacterized protein — protein sequence MPDNKAMANLPEFDNSASVESYLERLEIYFAVNKVTRDSRQHLLLMGLKGYQYDTIRDLAAPQKPKDLTYSGLVDLVCKHFGTTKHWLVERLSFREMRQKSGENLNEYVSRLKRTARQCEFASSLDVNLVMKQFLCGIRDTMLRSNLIALEESKLTDISVLLQEANAKVAIEQITLTDVK from the coding sequence ATGCCGGATAATAAAGCCATGGCTAATTTGCCAGAATTTGACAACTCTGCGAGTGTTGAGTCATATTTGGAGCGGCTTGAGATATATTTTGCTGTGAACAAGGTTACGAGAGACTCTCGTCAGCACTTACTGCTCATGGgcttgaaaggctatcaatacGATACAATACGAGATCTGGCAGCCCCACAGAAGCCTAAGGATTTGACATACAGTGGCCTAGTTGACCTTGTGTGCAAGCACTTTGGTACGACAAAGCACTGGCTGGTGGAACGACTTTCATTCAGAGAGATGAGACAGAAATCGGGTGAGAATCTCAATGAATATGTCAGCCGCTTGAAAAGGACAGCTCGCCAATGTGAGTTTGCCAGTAGTCTGGATGTCAACCTGGTGATGAAACAATTTCTATGTGGCATCCGGGACACTATGCTGAGGTCAAACCTGATCGCACTTGAGGAATCAAAGCTAACAGATATTAGTGTGTTATTGCAAGAAGCAAATGCCAAGGTCGCAATAGAGCAGATTACGCTTACAGATGTGAAATGA
- the LOC137405284 gene encoding nipped-B-like protein B gives MHNYKKLFDKLERKDFAELGRPRCESKTAQSLGKFSRRKEIFPKLCRLGTADRRSSTGSAISMCTTKHPGNSKKCSDHVASLSQLLLSTEKLEEAHLVNNLATCETHQKILAYIMPSKKMPMVAGQPEDTALLTNADCHQLHLREQMAQPISDRKTGKQRLRASRKSYIKFPQSPKVVDNAVDKVGEKEIDKAGEKAVKNEVGKSVDKAVDKAVDKAVDEAVVDKVVNKTVDKEVDKAVDKVVDKVVDKAINKVVDKVVDKVVDKVVDKEVDKAVDKAVDKVVDKVVDKEVDKAVDKEVDKAVDKAVDKAVDKVVNKVVDKEVDKAVDKAVDKVVDKVVDKEVDKAVDKVVDKAVDKAVDKAVDKVVDKVVDKEVDKAVDKVVDKVVDKAVNKVVNKAVDKQRAPQKGDSKRGERGERGERRERGEKGERRKKGERGEKGEVKGEREGRERRGERGERREGREERRESGEKGERRVKGEKGEKGETKGERGDKEEGREERRKRGERRGEREKGRGERREEGGQERAEKKER, from the exons ATGCATAATTATAAAAAgctctttgacaagttggag AGAAAAGATTTTGCTGAACTTGGTAGACCCCGTTGCGAGAGCAAAACCGCCCAGAGTTTAGGAAAGTTTTCTAGGAGGAAAGAGATTTTTCCTAAACTGTGCCGCCTGGGCACTGCTGACCGCCGCTCG AGCACGGGCTCGGCTATTTCCATGTGTACAACAAAGCACCCTGGAAACTCGAAGAAGTGCTCTGACCATGTTGCCTCTTTGAGCCAGCTTCTGTTATCAACAGAGAAACTTGAGGAAGCACACTTAGTCAACAATCTAGCTACATGTGAAACACACCAGAAAATTCTGGCATACATCATGCCATCCAAAAAGATGCCG ATGGTGGCCGGTCAACCTGAAGATACTGCCCTGCTAACCAATGCTGACTGTCACCAACTGCACCTCAGAGAGCAGATGGCACAGCCTATTAGCGACAGAAAGACAGGGAAGCAGCGACTGAGGGCCTCTCGCAAGTCATACA TTAAGTTTCCGCAATCACCAAAAGTGGTTGACAATGCGGTTGATAAGGTGGGTGAAAAGGAAATTGACAAGGCAGGTGaaaaggcagtgaaaaatgagGTTGGTAAGTCGGTTGATAAGGCGGTTGATAAGGCAGTTGATAAGGCGGTTGACGAGGCT GTGGTTGATAAGGTGGTTAATAAGACGGTTGATAAGGAGGTTGATAAGGCGGTTGATAAGGTGGTTGATAAGGTGGTTGATAAGGCGATTAATAAGGTGGTTGATAAGGTGGTTGATAAGGTGGTTGACAAGGTGGTTGATAAGGAGGTTGATAAGGCGGTTGACAAGGCGGTTGATAAGGTGGTTGACAAGGTGGTTGATAAGGAGGTTGACAAGGCGGTTGACAAGGAGGTTGATAAGGCGGTTGATAAGGCGGTTGATAAGGCGGTTGACAAGGTGGTTAATAAGGTGGTTGATAAGGAGGTTGATAAGGCGGTTGACAAGGCGGTTGATAAGGTGGTTGACAAGGTGGTTGATAAGGAGGTTGATAAGGCGGTTGATAAGGTGGTTGATAAGGCGGTTGACAAGGCGGTTGATAAGGCGGTTGATAAGGTGGTTGACAAGGTGGTTGATAAGGAGGTTGATAAGGCGGTTGACAAGGTGGTTGATAAGGTGGTTGATAAGGCGGTTAATAAGGTGGTTAATAAGGCGGTTGACAAG CAAAGAGCACCCCAAAAGGGAGATAGCaaaagaggggagagaggggagagaggggagagaagggagagaggggagaaaggggAGAGAAGAAAGAAAGGGGAAAGGGGAGAGAAGGGAGAGGTGAAAggggagagagaagggagaGAAAGGAGAGGCGAAaggggagagaggagagaggggagagaggagagaaggGAGAGTGGGGAAAAAGGGGAGAGAAGAGTGAAAGGGGAGAAAGGAGAGAAGGGAGAGACAAAAGGGGAGAGAGGAGACAAGGAAGAGGGAAGAGAGGAGAGAAGGAAGAGGGGAGAGAGGAGAGGAGAGAGGGAAaaagggagaggggagaggagGGAAGAAGGGGGACAGGAGAGAGCAGAAAAAAAGGAGAGGTGA